In Rubrivirga marina, the following are encoded in one genomic region:
- a CDS encoding M28 family peptidase → MRRLLVLLPLLAGPVVLSACEEGGDVSPAEVVAFDASSAPDAPEAALAAIDTVGLREHIARLASDEFGGRGTGTPGEQLTVDYIVEQFQRVGLEGGMPDGSFTQDVPLRSVRVTDASPLTFTPDTGEPASFDFVEDAALGTDADASSVALDGADLVFVGYGITAEGYDWDDYAGTDVAGKVVVSFVNDPPATAEEPTLFQADTMTYNGRWTYKYEEARRRGARGILLIHTEETAGYPFGVVADDAFGAHPSGAEPPEGALEVRGWISRDAGAALAEMSGASLEEWMERAGTRGFTPVELPVTASVSMEVEQTASLVGQNVVAKLPGRSAEAIVYGAHHDHLGTNDDLVAAGQDGIYNGAIDNASGVAMMIEIAEAFVEAREANGGPLDRTVYFVTFTAEEAGLLGSAYFAEHPPVPLGQMVANVNVDSGNLFGETDDIVGIGSERSDLRALLERAAAAEGMTVSGDAAPSQGLFFRSDQLAFARGGVPAVFVNTGDRYRNRPADYGQQVRDAYRADRYHQPADELTDDLSFGGILQQTRVAFRLGYALAASDLAPQWRPSEAFAETRRQSLSQ, encoded by the coding sequence ATGCGCCGCCTCCTCGTTCTCCTCCCGCTCCTCGCCGGCCCCGTCGTGCTCTCCGCCTGCGAAGAGGGCGGCGACGTCTCCCCCGCCGAGGTCGTCGCCTTCGACGCCTCCTCCGCCCCCGACGCGCCCGAGGCGGCCCTGGCCGCCATCGACACGGTCGGCCTCCGCGAGCACATCGCGCGGCTGGCGTCCGACGAGTTCGGCGGGCGTGGGACCGGGACGCCCGGCGAGCAGCTCACCGTCGACTACATCGTCGAGCAGTTCCAGCGGGTTGGCCTGGAGGGCGGGATGCCCGACGGGTCGTTCACCCAGGACGTCCCGCTCCGGAGCGTCCGCGTGACCGACGCCTCGCCGCTGACGTTCACGCCGGACACGGGCGAGCCGGCCTCGTTCGACTTCGTCGAGGACGCCGCCCTGGGCACCGACGCCGACGCGTCGTCGGTCGCCCTCGACGGCGCCGACCTCGTGTTCGTCGGCTACGGCATCACGGCCGAAGGCTACGACTGGGACGACTACGCCGGCACCGACGTGGCCGGCAAGGTCGTCGTGTCGTTCGTCAACGACCCGCCCGCGACGGCCGAAGAGCCGACCCTCTTCCAGGCCGACACGATGACGTACAACGGCCGCTGGACCTACAAGTACGAGGAGGCCCGCCGGCGCGGGGCCCGCGGCATCCTCCTCATCCACACCGAGGAGACTGCCGGCTACCCGTTCGGCGTCGTGGCCGACGACGCGTTCGGGGCGCACCCGTCCGGCGCCGAGCCGCCGGAGGGCGCGCTCGAGGTCCGCGGCTGGATCAGCCGGGACGCGGGCGCGGCGCTCGCCGAGATGTCGGGCGCGTCGCTGGAGGAGTGGATGGAGCGGGCCGGCACGCGGGGCTTCACGCCCGTCGAGTTGCCCGTGACCGCCAGCGTCTCGATGGAGGTCGAGCAGACCGCGAGCCTCGTCGGCCAGAACGTCGTCGCGAAGCTGCCGGGGCGGAGCGCGGAGGCCATCGTCTACGGCGCCCACCACGACCACCTCGGGACGAACGACGACCTCGTCGCGGCCGGGCAGGACGGGATCTACAACGGGGCCATCGACAACGCCTCGGGTGTGGCCATGATGATCGAGATCGCCGAGGCGTTCGTCGAGGCGCGGGAGGCCAACGGCGGCCCCCTCGACCGGACCGTCTACTTCGTCACGTTCACGGCCGAGGAGGCCGGGCTCCTCGGGTCGGCCTACTTCGCCGAGCACCCGCCGGTCCCGCTCGGCCAGATGGTCGCCAACGTCAACGTCGACAGCGGCAACCTCTTCGGGGAGACCGACGACATCGTGGGCATCGGGTCGGAGCGGAGCGACCTGCGGGCGCTCCTGGAGCGGGCGGCGGCGGCCGAGGGGATGACGGTCTCCGGCGACGCCGCGCCGAGCCAGGGCCTCTTCTTCCGGTCCGACCAGCTCGCCTTCGCGCGGGGCGGCGTCCCGGCCGTGTTCGTCAACACGGGCGACCGCTACCGGAACCGCCCGGCCGACTACGGGCAGCAGGTCCGCGACGCCTACCGCGCCGACCGGTACCACCAGCCGGCGGACGAGCTCACCGACGACCTGTCGTTCGGCGGCATCCTGCAACAGACGCGGGTCGCCTTCCGTCTCGGCTACGCCCTCGCCGCGAGCGACCTCGCGCCTCAGTGGCGGCCCTCCGAGGCGTTCGCCGAGACGCGTCGCCAGTCCCTGAGCCAGTAG
- a CDS encoding L,D-transpeptidase family protein, with product MARLILFALLAACAAVASATPPTARLADALDRYHAVAEAGGWGVIPDGPLVRPGEADVAQVPALRQRLRAEGVLGSAGVTGDVLDADLAAALRRTQARLGLDDDGIIGPKTRAALNVPAGHRARQIERSLAALDTLALPTSGRWVLVNVPEYRVRGFENGREAIAMKAVVGADADGWRTPRFSDEIEYLVFRPFWNVPTSIAVAELVPQGPERLAADGFELVRRFSPDAEVHPMTAENLQRLVDGHLLIRQAAGPSNALGLLKVMLPNAQNIYLHDTPAKAHFARDERALSHGCVRLERPAAMGAWLLEPQGWDEPAVASAMAEGGYRQVDLDRRVPVVIAYLAAWAGDDGAVWFASDPYGRLG from the coding sequence ATGGCTCGACTGATTCTCTTCGCCCTGCTGGCGGCGTGCGCGGCCGTCGCGTCCGCGACGCCGCCGACGGCCCGCCTCGCCGACGCCCTCGACCGCTACCATGCCGTAGCCGAGGCGGGCGGATGGGGCGTGATCCCCGACGGCCCACTCGTCCGACCCGGCGAGGCCGACGTGGCGCAGGTGCCGGCCCTCCGCCAGCGGCTCCGCGCCGAGGGCGTGCTCGGCAGCGCCGGCGTTACAGGCGACGTGCTCGACGCCGACCTCGCCGCCGCGCTTCGTCGCACGCAAGCCCGCCTCGGGCTCGACGATGATGGGATCATCGGTCCGAAGACGCGCGCCGCGCTCAACGTGCCGGCCGGCCATCGGGCTCGCCAGATCGAGCGGTCGCTGGCCGCTCTCGACACGCTGGCCCTCCCGACGTCCGGCCGGTGGGTTCTCGTCAACGTGCCCGAGTACCGCGTGCGGGGCTTCGAGAACGGCCGCGAGGCGATCGCGATGAAGGCCGTCGTCGGCGCCGACGCGGATGGCTGGCGGACGCCCCGTTTTTCCGACGAGATCGAGTACCTCGTCTTCCGCCCCTTCTGGAACGTCCCGACCTCGATCGCCGTCGCGGAGCTCGTCCCGCAGGGGCCGGAGCGGCTCGCGGCCGACGGGTTCGAGCTCGTCCGCAGGTTCTCGCCCGACGCGGAGGTCCACCCGATGACGGCCGAGAACCTCCAGCGCCTGGTCGACGGCCACCTCCTGATCCGGCAGGCCGCCGGGCCCTCGAACGCGCTCGGGCTCCTCAAGGTGATGCTGCCCAACGCCCAGAACATCTACCTCCACGACACCCCGGCCAAGGCGCACTTCGCCCGCGACGAGCGCGCCCTGAGCCACGGCTGCGTCCGGCTGGAGCGCCCGGCGGCGATGGGCGCGTGGCTCCTCGAGCCGCAGGGCTGGGACGAGCCGGCCGTCGCGTCGGCGATGGCCGAGGGCGGCTACCGGCAGGTGGACCTCGACCGGCGCGTGCCCGTCGTGATCGCGTACCTCGCCGCCTGGGCCGGCGACGACGGCGCCGTCTGGTTCGCGTCCGACCCGTACGGCCGCCTCGGGTAG
- a CDS encoding L,D-transpeptidase family protein, whose product MLQPYALLACLLALVACGDASSTAPVSGVDGTAPDPSASVSTTDRSDAPVRPVVDSSATSPAMSADSLVAARARLEEARARYRRIADGGGWPTIPEGDLVEPGDSAAAQVEALRQRLAATGSLGDAAQAGAVYDGPLVAALARFQARHGLVVDSLLGGNTREALNVPASERVAQIETTLDRWDDLPDVPTGPDARYVMVNVPEYTVRAFEGGEEALQMEVVVGAGYDDRATPLFHDTMEHVIFRPYWNVPPSIATEELVPDGPAALQERDFEIISHYAVDATVYDMTAANLQRVANGSLRIRQGPGPDNALGLVKYMFPNDYAVYLHDTPADQLFEEADRAFSHGCIRLERPAEFGAWVLGPQGWDEARVRENMTTGDRQRVELEETIPVYIVYLPVWADADGEVHFSQDVYDLLG is encoded by the coding sequence ATGCTTCAGCCCTACGCCCTTCTCGCCTGTCTCCTCGCCCTCGTCGCCTGCGGCGACGCGTCCTCGACCGCGCCCGTTTCGGGCGTGGACGGGACGGCCCCGGATCCGAGCGCGTCCGTCTCCACGACCGACCGGTCCGACGCTCCCGTCCGCCCCGTCGTCGACTCCTCGGCGACGTCGCCGGCCATGTCGGCCGACTCGCTCGTCGCGGCCCGAGCGCGGCTGGAGGAGGCTCGAGCGCGCTACCGCCGGATCGCCGACGGCGGCGGCTGGCCGACCATCCCGGAGGGCGACCTCGTCGAGCCCGGCGACTCGGCTGCCGCGCAGGTCGAGGCGCTCCGCCAGCGGCTCGCGGCGACCGGTTCCCTCGGCGACGCCGCCCAGGCGGGGGCGGTCTACGACGGGCCGCTCGTCGCGGCGCTCGCCCGGTTCCAGGCCCGCCACGGGCTCGTCGTCGACAGCCTCCTCGGGGGCAACACGCGCGAGGCCCTGAACGTGCCGGCCTCGGAGCGCGTCGCGCAGATCGAGACGACGCTCGACCGCTGGGACGACCTGCCGGACGTCCCGACCGGGCCCGACGCCCGCTACGTCATGGTCAACGTGCCCGAGTACACCGTGCGCGCGTTCGAGGGCGGTGAGGAGGCGCTCCAGATGGAGGTCGTCGTCGGCGCCGGCTACGACGACCGGGCGACGCCGCTCTTCCACGACACGATGGAGCACGTCATCTTCCGGCCCTACTGGAACGTCCCGCCGTCGATCGCGACCGAGGAGCTGGTGCCGGACGGGCCCGCGGCGCTCCAAGAGAGGGACTTCGAGATCATCAGCCACTACGCGGTCGACGCGACGGTCTACGACATGACGGCCGCGAACCTCCAGCGCGTGGCCAACGGCTCGCTCCGGATCCGCCAGGGGCCCGGCCCCGACAACGCGCTCGGGCTCGTGAAGTACATGTTCCCCAACGACTACGCGGTCTACCTCCACGACACGCCGGCCGACCAGCTCTTCGAGGAGGCCGACCGTGCGTTCAGCCACGGGTGCATCCGGCTCGAACGCCCGGCCGAGTTCGGCGCGTGGGTCCTCGGCCCGCAGGGCTGGGACGAGGCCCGGGTCCGCGAGAACATGACGACCGGCGATCGCCAGCGCGTCGAGCTCGAGGAGACCATCCCGGTCTACATCGTCTATCTCCCGGTCTGGGCCGACGCCGACGGCGAGGTCCACTTCTCGCAGGACGTCTACGACCTCCTCGGATAG
- a CDS encoding D-Ala-D-Ala carboxypeptidase family metallohydrolase has product MAQIPVVRTRPSLTPALLALLAMAVVALGALWLVQPEPEPDLPPAEPAPEGFLDGAAGFAVQVDDLAIPYDTFAVTALPGDTLRLEALFVADAQAGASDGTLAEAGPRTWRWAAPETPGLARIEVTSAEDETISLHAFTLVPFDHESDAIGDYRIGDYEDEPMDGNPAYEEPPGFVRVTRELADVDVAPHFELGQFLAKQESDWPKYLVLSPELLLKLERVLYAVNEAGVEAHTLTVLSGYRTPAYNAAIGNETTYSRHLYGDAADVFVDADGDGVMDDVTGDGAVTEADAEWLAAVVEDLADQPWYAPFVGGLGIYGPAPHRGPFVHVDTRGEPVRW; this is encoded by the coding sequence ATGGCCCAGATCCCCGTCGTCCGAACGCGCCCATCGTTGACGCCGGCGCTCCTCGCCCTGCTCGCGATGGCGGTGGTGGCCCTCGGCGCGCTGTGGTTGGTCCAGCCGGAGCCGGAGCCCGATCTCCCGCCTGCCGAGCCCGCGCCTGAGGGCTTCCTCGACGGCGCCGCCGGATTCGCCGTGCAGGTCGACGACCTCGCCATCCCCTATGACACGTTCGCTGTGACGGCGCTTCCAGGCGACACGCTCCGCCTCGAGGCCCTGTTCGTGGCGGACGCACAGGCCGGGGCCTCCGACGGGACGCTCGCCGAGGCCGGACCGCGCACGTGGCGCTGGGCGGCGCCCGAGACGCCCGGCCTCGCCCGCATCGAGGTCACGAGCGCCGAGGACGAGACGATCTCTCTCCACGCGTTCACGCTCGTCCCCTTCGACCACGAGTCGGACGCCATCGGCGACTACCGGATCGGGGACTACGAGGACGAGCCGATGGACGGGAATCCGGCCTACGAGGAGCCGCCGGGCTTCGTCCGCGTCACCCGGGAGCTCGCCGACGTCGACGTCGCGCCGCACTTCGAGCTCGGCCAGTTCCTCGCCAAGCAGGAGTCGGACTGGCCGAAGTACCTCGTCCTGAGCCCAGAGCTCCTCTTGAAGCTGGAGCGCGTGCTCTACGCCGTCAACGAGGCGGGTGTCGAGGCCCACACGCTAACGGTCCTCTCGGGCTACCGGACGCCGGCCTACAACGCGGCCATCGGCAACGAGACGACCTACAGCCGCCACCTCTACGGCGACGCCGCCGACGTCTTCGTCGACGCCGACGGCGATGGCGTGATGGACGACGTGACAGGTGACGGCGCCGTGACCGAGGCCGACGCCGAGTGGCTGGCGGCCGTCGTCGAGGACCTGGCCGACCAGCCGTGGTACGCGCCGTTCGTCGGCGGGCTCGGGATCTACGGTCCGGCCCCGCACCGGGGCCCGTTCGTCCACGTCGACACGCGCGGCGAGCCCGTTCGCTGGTAG